The following are from one region of the Procambarus clarkii isolate CNS0578487 chromosome 52, FALCON_Pclarkii_2.0, whole genome shotgun sequence genome:
- the LOC138352236 gene encoding uncharacterized protein B0403.1-like — protein sequence MEFTVNDFHVKECKIGEYRPNTAYKLCGKGLQNSNKERDLGMVLDSKLSPEEHIKNSVRGAYASLSSFKLAFNYMDGEVLKKLFMTFVRPKLEYAAVVWCPNLKKHINKLGTVQRHVTKWLLELKKKSYEEIFEALNVSKIEDRRKRGDMIITYKIVTGID from the coding sequence atggaattcacagtGAATGATTTTCATGTTAAGGAATGTAAAATCGGAGAATATAGACCAAACAcagcttacaaattatgtggaaagggattacagaactctaataaagaacgggACCTGGggatggttttggatagtaaactgtcgccagaggaacacattaAGAACagtgtgagaggagcgtatgcctCTCTTTCCAGCTTcaaacttgcttttaattatatggatggtgaggtactaaagaaactgttcatgacttttgtgagaccaaaactggaatatgcagcagttgtatggtgcccaaatctcaagaagcacataaataaactgggaACGGTACAACGGCATGTtacaaaatggcttctggaactgaaaaagaagagttacgaggagatatTTGAGGCGCTAAACGTGTCAAaaatagaagatagaagaaaaagaggagatatgatcatcacttacaaaatagtaacaggaatagacTAA